In one Mycobacterium sp. NBC_00419 genomic region, the following are encoded:
- a CDS encoding CaiB/BaiF CoA transferase family protein, which produces MTPAVSSAKVVCLAGELAGGYCCRLLGDGGAQVLRIEDPAGDPLRHWSHAGPTDSDGALFQFLAAGSTSMVVTDPAELTETLAAADVIVWSPHSDVARTLTPEVLRAINPRAVVTAITNFGLTGPWVDRPATELTLQAMSGGPGQRGAPERPPLIAGGRLPEWVAGMFAAVHTAAALFGGGAELLDVSILESLILTTTVHPVSWYTIAGRPMRPLRARNLPDVHPTKDGYVGFMVVTGQQWLDFCSLIDRSDWMDDPELGLMANRFVRRHELMDAIDAWSIQHTTAEVLELADLLRVPAANVGTGATIPELEHLVERRAYETNASGGFLQPVVPWQFHGGTTPPRGVAPALGAHGLPSWTAGPSRPKRDKPFTGIRIADFTANWAGPIVGHVLAMLGAEVIHVEGGKRPDAIRSNTCKSMSDPDWPEFSGIFQGTNTGKRSVTVDMSTEDGRSLARRLVATCDVVIENYSPHVMESWGLSWDEVHAINPRAVMVRMPAYGLDGPWRDRGGYAQTMEMASGMAWCTGWPDSTPEIPNGPCDPIAGSHATLALILALEQAKVTGEGIMVEAPMITAALNVAASVVIEQSANGVDCARSGNRSNSVAPQGIYPTSERDRVGLGDCRWIGLSVVDDAGWRAVCGLIDRPRWAEWTQPERRAHHDEIDTAITAWTSKLTVDAVVEMMTECGVPVGEVVLGHLTPELEQLQHRRFFEQVDHPKTGVNTHAGLPARWSSIPGHVQAGPAPMLGEHDDEVWLNQVGLAEDEYRKLREAGVIGRSEIKTLAW; this is translated from the coding sequence ATGACGCCGGCGGTGTCCTCGGCCAAGGTCGTCTGTCTCGCCGGTGAGCTTGCCGGTGGCTATTGCTGTCGGCTCCTCGGCGACGGGGGAGCGCAGGTTCTTCGGATAGAAGATCCCGCGGGTGATCCACTACGGCACTGGTCCCATGCCGGACCCACCGATTCCGATGGTGCGTTGTTTCAGTTTCTGGCGGCAGGTTCGACGTCGATGGTCGTCACAGATCCGGCCGAGCTTACGGAAACCTTGGCGGCCGCTGACGTCATCGTGTGGTCACCGCACTCCGATGTCGCACGCACATTGACACCCGAGGTTCTTCGTGCGATCAACCCACGCGCGGTTGTCACCGCGATCACCAACTTCGGGCTTACCGGTCCGTGGGTGGATCGACCGGCGACAGAACTGACGCTGCAAGCCATGTCGGGCGGGCCCGGCCAGCGTGGGGCGCCGGAGCGACCCCCGCTGATCGCCGGAGGCCGGCTTCCGGAATGGGTCGCCGGCATGTTCGCGGCGGTGCACACAGCAGCCGCCTTGTTCGGTGGTGGAGCAGAACTTCTCGACGTCTCAATCCTGGAATCCCTTATCCTGACGACGACGGTGCATCCGGTGTCGTGGTACACGATCGCCGGGCGGCCCATGCGTCCGCTCCGGGCGCGCAATCTCCCCGATGTCCATCCCACCAAGGACGGATACGTCGGATTCATGGTCGTCACCGGCCAACAGTGGCTGGACTTCTGCTCTTTGATCGACCGAAGCGACTGGATGGACGACCCAGAGCTCGGACTCATGGCGAATCGCTTCGTTCGCCGTCACGAATTGATGGATGCCATCGATGCGTGGTCAATTCAGCACACCACAGCCGAAGTCCTCGAGCTCGCCGACTTACTACGGGTGCCCGCCGCCAATGTGGGCACGGGGGCGACGATTCCGGAACTCGAGCACCTCGTCGAGCGTCGGGCATATGAGACCAACGCATCGGGTGGATTCCTTCAGCCGGTCGTTCCCTGGCAGTTCCACGGGGGTACCACACCGCCTCGCGGGGTGGCGCCGGCACTCGGCGCGCACGGCCTCCCGTCGTGGACCGCAGGTCCATCACGGCCCAAACGGGACAAGCCGTTCACCGGAATCCGCATCGCCGACTTCACTGCCAACTGGGCGGGCCCGATCGTGGGGCACGTACTGGCAATGCTCGGTGCGGAGGTCATACACGTCGAGGGCGGCAAGCGTCCCGACGCGATCCGCAGCAACACCTGCAAGTCGATGAGTGATCCGGACTGGCCCGAGTTCTCTGGCATCTTCCAGGGAACCAACACCGGGAAACGCTCGGTCACCGTCGATATGTCGACTGAGGACGGTCGATCCTTGGCTCGACGTCTTGTCGCGACATGTGATGTCGTCATCGAGAACTACAGTCCCCACGTCATGGAATCCTGGGGCCTGAGCTGGGACGAAGTGCATGCGATCAACCCGCGGGCGGTGATGGTGCGCATGCCGGCCTACGGACTCGACGGGCCCTGGCGCGACCGTGGCGGATACGCCCAGACCATGGAGATGGCTTCGGGGATGGCGTGGTGCACCGGATGGCCCGACTCCACGCCCGAGATCCCGAACGGGCCCTGTGATCCCATCGCGGGCAGCCACGCCACGTTGGCGTTGATCTTGGCGCTCGAGCAGGCGAAAGTTACCGGTGAGGGCATCATGGTCGAAGCGCCCATGATCACCGCGGCGCTCAACGTTGCCGCCAGCGTGGTCATCGAGCAGAGCGCCAACGGCGTCGATTGCGCTCGATCGGGCAACCGGTCGAACAGTGTTGCACCGCAGGGCATCTACCCAACGTCGGAGAGGGATCGGGTCGGACTGGGCGATTGCCGCTGGATAGGGCTGTCTGTCGTCGACGACGCGGGGTGGCGAGCGGTGTGCGGGTTGATCGACCGGCCGCGTTGGGCCGAGTGGACCCAGCCTGAGCGCAGGGCGCATCACGATGAGATCGACACTGCCATAACGGCATGGACGTCGAAGCTCACAGTGGACGCCGTCGTCGAGATGATGACGGAATGCGGCGTACCCGTCGGTGAGGTGGTGCTTGGGCATCTGACCCCCGAACTCGAGCAGCTCCAGCACCGCCGGTTCTTCGAACAGGTGGACCATCCGAAGACAGGGGTCAACACTCATGCGGGCCTACCGGCCCGCTGGTCGTCGATTCCGGGCCATGTTCAGGCCGGTCCCGCGCCGATGCTTGGCGAGCACGACGACGAAGTGTGGCTCAACCAGGTTGGGCTGGCTGAGGACGAATACCGAAAGCTGCGTGAAGCAGGCGTGATCGGCCGGTCCGAGATCAAAACCCTTGCCTGGTAG
- a CDS encoding SDR family NAD(P)-dependent oxidoreductase produces the protein MHRPSPVLPRQRVRPLTAAGGGRAHEGRTALITGAGRGLGRASAIQLASEGASVILVGRGVSALRAVADEIEATGGRSIAIAADVSSDSDVARLAAEAGPVDILVNNAAAEEQYAPVAMADIATWKTIFDVNVFAAVRLIAAFAPGMSERGFGVIINMSSIGGSQPAPFLATYGASKAALDMISRTAAMELAGTGVRVNSIGSGITDMGKTYELLPPGLLADIGKIIPAGRLANERDIAAAVSYLCSDGGAFVNGHVLTVDGAMTAGQWSTSTVLAGFMAQG, from the coding sequence GTGCATCGGCCGAGTCCTGTTCTTCCACGACAGCGTGTACGTCCCCTGACCGCCGCGGGAGGCGGACGAGCTCATGAGGGCCGTACCGCACTAATCACCGGGGCCGGTCGGGGACTCGGACGAGCATCGGCAATCCAGTTGGCGTCCGAGGGCGCCTCGGTGATCCTGGTGGGACGCGGTGTGTCCGCGCTGAGGGCCGTGGCCGATGAGATCGAGGCCACGGGAGGGCGATCCATTGCTATTGCCGCCGACGTGTCCAGCGACTCCGACGTGGCGCGGTTGGCCGCCGAAGCGGGCCCAGTGGACATATTGGTGAACAACGCGGCAGCCGAGGAGCAGTACGCGCCCGTGGCGATGGCCGACATCGCCACCTGGAAAACCATCTTCGACGTCAACGTATTTGCCGCGGTTCGGCTTATCGCTGCGTTCGCGCCTGGCATGAGCGAGCGTGGCTTCGGCGTCATCATCAATATGAGCAGCATCGGCGGCAGTCAACCGGCACCGTTCCTGGCGACGTACGGTGCGAGCAAGGCGGCGCTGGACATGATCTCGCGCACGGCAGCGATGGAGCTGGCGGGCACCGGCGTCCGGGTCAACAGCATCGGGTCCGGGATCACCGACATGGGGAAGACCTATGAGCTGCTCCCGCCCGGCTTGCTCGCCGACATCGGCAAGATCATCCCGGCAGGCCGACTGGCCAATGAGCGGGATATCGCTGCCGCGGTGTCCTACCTGTGCAGTGATGGTGGAGCTTTCGTCAACGGACACGTGCTCACCGTCGACGGCGCGATGACGGCCGGTCAATGGTCGACATCCACGGTGCTGGCGGGCTTTATGGCACAGGGATGA
- a CDS encoding IS481 family transposase codes for MSHRNAPLSETGRLRLARCVVDDGWTLRRAAERFQVAVTTASRWASRYREHGPAGMVDRSSRPHRSPNRTPTRTERRIIKVRVIRRWGPARIAYLLGLHPSTVHRVLTRYGLAKLRWLDRPTGRVIRRMESAHCGDLVHVDVKKLGKIPSGGGWRMVGRSAGKRNAQADRSSGLLDKYYRPVRGYHFLHTAIDAHSRLAYSEMLGDERKDTAASFWRRANAYFSECGIEVRNVLTDNGSCYRSHVFRDALGDIGHRRTRPYRPQTNGKVERFHRTLTEEWAYARLYTSDAKRCEEFPRWLHTYNHHRGHTALGGQPPATRVPNLSGQYT; via the coding sequence GTGTCCCACCGTAATGCCCCATTGTCAGAAACCGGACGCCTGCGACTGGCCCGTTGCGTCGTCGACGACGGCTGGACTCTTCGACGCGCCGCCGAACGGTTCCAGGTTGCAGTGACTACCGCCAGTCGCTGGGCGAGCCGCTACCGCGAACATGGTCCGGCCGGAATGGTCGACCGCAGCTCACGGCCTCATCGCAGCCCCAACCGAACTCCGACACGCACCGAGCGGCGCATCATCAAGGTGCGCGTCATTCGCCGCTGGGGACCAGCGCGCATCGCCTATCTGCTGGGCCTGCATCCCTCGACGGTGCACCGGGTTCTGACGCGCTACGGCCTGGCCAAGTTGCGCTGGCTGGACCGCCCGACCGGGCGTGTCATTCGGCGGATGGAATCAGCGCACTGCGGTGATCTTGTCCACGTCGATGTCAAGAAGCTGGGCAAGATCCCCTCCGGCGGTGGTTGGCGGATGGTGGGTCGCAGTGCCGGCAAGCGCAACGCTCAAGCCGACCGCAGCTCGGGGCTGCTCGACAAGTACTACCGGCCGGTGCGCGGGTACCACTTCCTGCACACCGCCATCGATGCCCACTCCCGGCTGGCCTACAGCGAGATGCTCGGCGATGAACGCAAGGACACGGCCGCTTCGTTCTGGCGGCGCGCAAACGCGTACTTCTCCGAATGCGGTATCGAAGTACGGAATGTACTGACGGACAACGGATCCTGCTATCGCTCACATGTGTTCCGCGATGCGCTCGGCGATATCGGACACCGTCGCACGCGCCCCTATCGGCCGCAGACCAACGGAAAGGTCGAGAGATTCCACCGCACCCTGACCGAGGAATGGGCCTACGCCCGGCTCTATACCAGCGATGCCAAACGTTGCGAGGAGTTCCCTCGCTGGCTACACACCTACAATCACCACCGCGGCCACACCGCACTCGGCGGCCAACCACCCGCCACCCGCGTACCTAACCTCTCAGGTCAGTACACCTAG
- a CDS encoding enoyl-CoA hydratase-related protein: protein MSVADSLVLRDFDNGVLTLTWNRAEQRNGWNADLEQAYFTALDDAESDHAVRAIVVTGAGKTFCPGVDSSRMDAAAGKPLDLSARRPFHRPLHVRKPMIAAINGACAGVGVVLALQCDVRFAARGIRFATSFARRGLPAERGIAWLLPRLIGPERALDLLLSGRPFDADEALSLGVVSRLSAPDEVVSDAQQYALMLATECSATAMAVIKRQVYRDLFSDFESSYQRADRALTAMAAGPDCREGVDAFLQRRAPQFPTQPTDFDPDSVLGE from the coding sequence ATGTCCGTGGCCGACTCGTTGGTCCTTCGAGATTTCGACAACGGTGTCCTCACGCTCACCTGGAATCGGGCCGAGCAGCGGAACGGCTGGAATGCCGACCTCGAACAGGCCTACTTCACCGCACTCGACGATGCCGAATCGGACCACGCAGTCCGCGCAATCGTGGTGACCGGTGCGGGCAAGACGTTCTGTCCCGGGGTGGATTCGAGCCGGATGGATGCGGCCGCCGGTAAACCGTTGGACCTCAGCGCCCGTCGGCCGTTTCACCGTCCCCTGCACGTCCGCAAGCCGATGATCGCGGCGATCAACGGAGCCTGCGCAGGTGTCGGCGTGGTCCTGGCGCTGCAGTGCGACGTCAGGTTCGCCGCGCGGGGAATCCGATTCGCCACGTCCTTCGCGCGCCGCGGGCTGCCCGCCGAACGAGGCATCGCCTGGCTGCTCCCCCGGCTGATCGGTCCTGAGCGAGCTCTGGACCTGCTGCTGTCGGGACGACCATTCGACGCCGACGAGGCGCTGTCGCTGGGCGTGGTGAGCCGGCTCAGCGCACCGGACGAGGTGGTGAGCGACGCCCAGCAGTATGCTCTCATGCTGGCCACCGAGTGTTCAGCCACCGCTATGGCCGTCATCAAACGTCAGGTCTACCGGGACCTTTTCAGTGATTTCGAGTCGTCCTACCAACGCGCCGACCGGGCGTTGACGGCGATGGCAGCGGGACCGGACTGCAGAGAGGGCGTCGATGCGTTCCTGCAGCGCCGGGCGCCGCAGTTCCCTACACAGCCAACTGATTTCGATCCCGATTCGGTGCTGGGTGAATAG
- a CDS encoding hotdog domain-containing protein: METQTLRDFRIPAWVTAGLHDPVEVDGRIAAGMTIGAHLRSSDGTLNPAVLAAVADGCLGLAVMAGAGFDTGVVTSHLHVEFPKRVPGDLATAHCSAVARSVDEGFGLSEATITDATGATLAYATLGGVLIPRPTTTEAPQDPGTAVPAVAAHLDELLGTHIGSRTPEGVTATFRADAALANLYKNLHGGLGALIAIRTLDAALDTGDGSYRLADLRAVFTRSIPADGNELRCTATVAHRGRRMAAGRAELFASDGRVALGVDATYVADNS, from the coding sequence ATGGAGACTCAAACCCTGCGAGACTTCCGCATTCCGGCCTGGGTCACGGCCGGTCTGCACGACCCGGTCGAGGTTGACGGTCGGATCGCGGCGGGCATGACCATCGGAGCGCACCTCCGCAGCAGTGACGGCACCCTCAACCCCGCCGTCCTTGCTGCCGTCGCGGATGGCTGCCTCGGCTTGGCAGTCATGGCTGGGGCCGGCTTCGACACCGGAGTCGTCACGTCTCACCTGCATGTGGAATTTCCGAAACGCGTTCCGGGGGACCTCGCCACGGCGCACTGCTCTGCGGTGGCGCGCTCCGTCGATGAAGGTTTCGGGTTGAGCGAGGCCACCATCACCGACGCAACCGGCGCCACCCTGGCCTACGCGACCCTGGGCGGGGTCCTTATCCCGCGCCCGACGACGACCGAAGCGCCACAGGACCCCGGGACAGCCGTACCCGCTGTGGCAGCACACCTCGACGAGTTGCTGGGCACACACATCGGATCCCGCACACCCGAGGGCGTCACAGCGACGTTCCGCGCGGACGCCGCGCTGGCGAACCTCTACAAGAACCTGCACGGTGGTCTCGGCGCACTCATCGCAATCCGGACCTTGGACGCGGCTCTGGACACCGGTGACGGGTCCTATCGTCTGGCCGACCTCCGGGCCGTCTTCACGCGGTCGATACCCGCCGACGGCAACGAACTCCGATGCACAGCCACTGTTGCCCATCGGGGTCGCAGAATGGCCGCCGGGCGTGCCGAACTTTTCGCTTCCGACGGCCGGGTTGCGCTGGGTGTCGACGCCACGTACGTCGCCGATAATTCCTGA
- a CDS encoding alpha/beta fold hydrolase: MAQNTKTDPAQPVSFRGNVGTIRGDRWTPAGDVRGSLLLLHGGGQTRHSWRKSAPGLQALGWDVVALDARGHGESDWASDGDYRIDRLVDDLTAVIAQLADDSVSPGPPVVIGASMGGITGLVAEGENPGLLRALVLVDIAPRIEPAGVQRISDFMCSAPDGFADLSEVAEAVSAYRGDAARPANVDSLRRNVRTAANGRLFWHWDPAFTTSDRNLGDHAAMLVRTTAAASNVAIPTLLVWGSKSDIVDVAAVEELRTLIPHATTVTISDATHMVVGDDNDTFVAGTAAFLAGL; this comes from the coding sequence ATGGCGCAGAACACCAAAACTGATCCGGCGCAGCCGGTGTCGTTCCGTGGCAACGTCGGGACGATCCGCGGCGACCGGTGGACTCCGGCCGGTGACGTTCGGGGTTCCCTGCTTCTGTTGCATGGCGGCGGACAGACCCGGCACTCCTGGCGCAAGTCCGCGCCGGGCCTGCAGGCACTTGGCTGGGATGTCGTCGCACTCGATGCGCGTGGCCACGGTGAGAGCGACTGGGCATCCGACGGTGACTACCGGATCGATCGCCTCGTCGATGACCTCACCGCCGTGATCGCGCAACTGGCCGATGACTCGGTGTCGCCCGGTCCGCCGGTGGTGATCGGCGCATCCATGGGTGGCATCACCGGGCTCGTTGCCGAGGGTGAGAACCCCGGCCTGCTCCGAGCGCTGGTCCTGGTCGACATCGCTCCCCGTATCGAACCTGCTGGGGTGCAACGTATTTCTGATTTCATGTGCTCGGCGCCGGATGGGTTCGCCGATCTGAGTGAGGTCGCCGAGGCGGTCAGTGCCTACCGCGGGGATGCAGCCCGGCCGGCCAATGTCGACAGCTTGCGCCGCAACGTGCGCACCGCAGCCAACGGCCGGCTGTTCTGGCATTGGGACCCGGCCTTCACCACCAGCGACCGCAATCTCGGCGACCACGCGGCAATGCTGGTCCGCACCACCGCCGCCGCCTCCAATGTCGCCATACCGACATTGCTCGTCTGGGGTTCGAAGTCCGACATCGTCGACGTTGCGGCGGTCGAGGAACTGCGCACGCTCATCCCCCACGCCACCACGGTGACCATTTCCGACGCCACCCACATGGTCGTCGGCGACGACAACGACACGTTCGTCGCGGGAACCGCAGCCTTTCTGGCTGGGCTCTAG
- a CDS encoding acyl-CoA dehydrogenase family protein, with protein MRPNIFEPVHEEFRATARAFFEKECAPYSDKWEKDGKASREAWLAAGEHGLIGWALPVEYGGLGLDDFRFNQILSEEMFATGSVGIGLGVQNDILVTYMNHLTTDEQKQRWLPKFISGEYIGSIAMSEPAAGSDLAGIKTTARDDGDAWIVNGQKTFISNGLMSSLVLAAVKTDPSAGRKGISLLMIEDGMPGFTRGRKLDKIGQHSADTAELFFEDVRVPKENLVGELNRGFYHLVSHLPAERVGVACYALPMARRALELTMTYAKERTAFGQPIGTFQVNRHAIVEMKTKLDAAQSYLDQCVLAVNAGTLSDEDAAGLKWWTSEVQWEILDRCLQLHGGYGYINEYEIARLWRDSRVQRLYAGTTEIMKDLMGRAMGF; from the coding sequence ATGCGTCCCAACATCTTCGAGCCCGTCCACGAGGAGTTCCGCGCCACCGCGCGGGCGTTCTTCGAGAAGGAGTGCGCGCCCTACTCCGACAAGTGGGAAAAGGACGGCAAGGCCAGCCGCGAAGCATGGCTTGCCGCCGGCGAGCACGGACTGATCGGCTGGGCACTTCCCGTGGAATACGGCGGTCTGGGTCTCGACGATTTCCGCTTCAACCAGATCCTGTCCGAGGAGATGTTCGCCACCGGATCCGTCGGGATCGGACTCGGGGTCCAGAACGACATCCTGGTCACCTACATGAACCACCTGACCACCGACGAGCAGAAGCAGCGTTGGCTTCCGAAATTCATCTCCGGTGAGTACATCGGGTCGATAGCCATGTCCGAACCTGCGGCCGGTTCTGACCTGGCCGGGATCAAGACCACCGCGCGTGATGACGGGGACGCGTGGATCGTCAACGGACAGAAGACGTTCATCAGCAACGGGCTGATGTCGTCGCTCGTCCTGGCCGCCGTGAAGACCGATCCGTCCGCGGGCCGCAAGGGCATCAGCCTGTTGATGATCGAGGACGGAATGCCCGGATTCACCCGGGGCCGCAAACTCGACAAGATCGGCCAGCATTCCGCCGATACCGCCGAGTTGTTCTTCGAGGATGTACGGGTCCCGAAGGAGAACCTGGTCGGCGAACTCAACCGCGGTTTCTACCATCTGGTCTCGCATCTGCCCGCCGAGCGGGTCGGCGTCGCCTGCTACGCCCTGCCGATGGCACGTCGCGCTCTGGAGCTGACCATGACCTATGCCAAGGAGCGGACGGCCTTCGGTCAGCCCATCGGTACTTTCCAGGTGAACCGGCATGCCATTGTGGAGATGAAGACCAAACTCGATGCCGCGCAGAGCTATCTGGACCAGTGCGTGCTGGCAGTCAACGCCGGGACGCTCAGCGATGAGGATGCCGCCGGTCTGAAATGGTGGACCTCCGAGGTGCAGTGGGAGATCCTGGACCGCTGCCTGCAGCTACACGGCGGATACGGCTACATCAACGAGTACGAGATCGCCCGGCTGTGGCGGGATTCGCGCGTCCAGCGGCTGTATGCCGGGACCACCGAGATCATGAAGGATCTCATGGGCCGGGCCATGGGCTTCTGA
- a CDS encoding acyl-CoA dehydrogenase family protein: MTGSVNTTDAEWKLVEDSVFGLFDELPTDAYAPIEGRLTDLGFAEIEEEYPVEAEELLFRAQGRSLAQTDCLYRVMLAELPRDLRTASAVLLPAPGSDPAAPPERAQGVILGPASGTVLVPLQTGDGIVASLVAAECLHAAPADTFDPTVRWTHLRSAGSGTTEPVFDITAQWTRAVSAAQRALATEIIALADQVIRLAVDHVSLRKQFGSHIGALQSPRHALANAFSTVEGARALLGEAWRYGGPMGAQAAKATAGRAHRAASDVALQVCGAIGLTSEHDLHRFVRRGFQLNVLCGSPAQLESQVARRLFDSYPADLGLPTVIASSR; encoded by the coding sequence GTGACCGGATCCGTGAACACCACTGATGCCGAGTGGAAGTTGGTCGAGGACAGCGTCTTCGGGCTCTTCGACGAGCTACCCACCGATGCCTACGCGCCAATCGAGGGTCGACTGACCGATCTCGGGTTCGCCGAAATCGAAGAAGAGTACCCGGTCGAGGCCGAGGAGCTGTTGTTCCGTGCCCAAGGGCGCTCGCTGGCACAGACCGACTGCCTCTACCGAGTGATGCTGGCCGAGCTCCCCCGGGACCTGCGCACGGCATCCGCCGTGCTGCTTCCCGCACCTGGCTCAGACCCGGCAGCTCCCCCGGAGCGGGCCCAGGGTGTGATCCTGGGGCCGGCCAGCGGCACAGTGCTCGTCCCGCTGCAGACCGGCGACGGCATCGTTGCCTCCCTCGTTGCCGCAGAGTGCCTTCACGCTGCCCCCGCGGACACCTTCGACCCGACCGTGCGGTGGACTCATCTGCGCAGTGCGGGCAGCGGAACAACTGAACCGGTGTTCGACATCACCGCCCAGTGGACCCGCGCGGTGTCGGCAGCGCAACGAGCGCTTGCCACCGAGATCATCGCATTGGCCGATCAGGTGATTCGCCTTGCGGTCGACCATGTCAGTCTGAGAAAGCAATTCGGCAGCCACATCGGCGCTCTGCAGTCACCGCGACATGCCCTGGCCAATGCGTTCTCGACGGTGGAGGGCGCCCGGGCACTGCTTGGCGAGGCGTGGCGCTACGGCGGCCCGATGGGGGCCCAGGCGGCAAAGGCGACCGCGGGCCGGGCCCACCGCGCGGCCTCCGATGTGGCACTGCAGGTGTGCGGTGCTATCGGTCTGACCTCCGAGCATGACTTGCACCGGTTCGTGCGCCGCGGGTTCCAACTCAACGTGCTCTGCGGGTCACCCGCCCAACTCGAAAGCCAGGTTGCCCGCCGGTTGTTCGATTCCTACCCTGCAGACCTCGGGCTGCCCACGGTGATCGCTTCCAGTCGATAA
- a CDS encoding acyl-CoA dehydrogenase family protein: MTAPTAAAVVGSPGRYAEDIAAYREALRSYLAGIDWADEWRHPSTSTAEGMRHDTAVLQRLFEAGWNRYGWPVEAGGLGGDVLHRAVYYEELAYAMLPVPAQQWTLEVLAPVLLDIAPELAQQHLPKYLDGSQWWGQCFSEPEAGSDLATLRTKAVADGDGGYVISGQKIWTSQGPGASRFLVLARTGAPDSRHRGLTTFMVEADAPGVTVRPIALASGREEIAEVFFDDVHVGPERVIGDIDAGWSVVMFLMQFERGMYGYASLTKALTELGQLRVDLITRGCTQSERDRFTRTYLNVAAAQARCAGTVRALAAGIHVGPASSVDKLLASHAEREAFDLIFEMRQDWLIGSGFQGAEDGAELGLARAEWWYSRAATVMGGTAEVQRGIIADHLLGLPKEKR, from the coding sequence TTGACCGCACCGACTGCCGCCGCCGTCGTCGGCTCGCCGGGCCGCTACGCGGAAGATATCGCCGCATACCGCGAAGCTCTGCGCAGCTATCTGGCCGGCATCGACTGGGCCGACGAGTGGCGCCACCCCAGCACTTCGACCGCCGAGGGCATGCGCCATGACACCGCTGTGCTCCAGCGGCTGTTCGAGGCGGGGTGGAACCGCTACGGCTGGCCGGTGGAGGCCGGCGGGCTAGGTGGTGACGTGCTGCATCGCGCGGTCTACTACGAGGAACTCGCCTACGCGATGCTCCCGGTGCCTGCCCAGCAGTGGACGCTGGAGGTGCTCGCTCCCGTACTGCTGGACATCGCGCCCGAACTGGCCCAGCAGCACCTGCCCAAATATCTCGACGGCTCCCAGTGGTGGGGACAGTGCTTCTCCGAGCCAGAGGCCGGAAGCGACCTGGCGACGTTGCGCACGAAGGCCGTCGCCGACGGCGACGGCGGCTACGTGATCAGCGGTCAGAAGATCTGGACCAGTCAAGGACCGGGAGCATCCCGTTTCCTCGTGTTGGCCCGCACCGGCGCCCCGGATTCGCGCCACCGCGGACTGACGACCTTCATGGTGGAGGCGGACGCGCCCGGAGTCACCGTCCGGCCGATCGCGCTGGCCAGCGGTCGCGAGGAAATCGCCGAGGTGTTCTTCGACGACGTCCACGTCGGGCCTGAGCGCGTCATCGGGGATATCGACGCCGGCTGGTCGGTGGTGATGTTCCTGATGCAGTTCGAACGTGGCATGTACGGCTATGCATCCCTGACCAAGGCCCTGACCGAACTCGGACAGCTGCGCGTTGATCTGATCACCCGCGGATGCACCCAGTCCGAACGAGATCGCTTCACCCGTACCTATCTGAACGTCGCTGCAGCACAGGCACGGTGCGCAGGGACCGTGCGCGCGCTGGCAGCCGGCATTCACGTGGGTCCGGCGAGCAGTGTCGACAAGCTGCTGGCCTCCCACGCCGAACGCGAGGCGTTCGATCTGATCTTCGAGATGCGCCAGGACTGGTTGATCGGTAGCGGATTCCAGGGCGCCGAGGATGGCGCCGAGCTGGGCCTGGCCCGCGCCGAGTGGTGGTACTCACGGGCCGCGACAGTCATGGGCGGCACCGCCGAAGTGCAGCGTGGAATCATCGCCGACCATCTACTCGGCCTACCGAAGGAGAAGCGGTGA